In Candidatus Binataceae bacterium, the DNA window GACCGCGATGAGAGCGCGCCAGCGACGTTCGAGCGCCGCCGCGACCGCCACCCCGAGCGGGGCGGTCACGATCCCGCCGATATGGACGTAGATCGCCGCGGCGGTAAGCAGCGCCGCCGGCCCAAGCCGCCGGCGCAGGAAAAAATGAATCGCCCACGGCGTCAGGATGAAGAGCCATCCCGAGGGAATCCCCACTGCGAACGAGGTCGCCGCGAACGCCGCGCCGCTCAGCAGCGTCGCCGCGAACAGCATCGCCCACTCCCCGCCGATCCACAGCGCGAATGCCGCCGCCGTCGCCATCGCGGCCGCCCATTGTGCGGCCGCCACCATCGCGTTGGCCAGCACGTAATCGCCGCCGGTGCCGCCCAGCACGCGGCCGAGCCCGCCGACTACCAGGTACATCAGCGGAGCTTGCAGATTCGGCCGTCCGCCTGGACCGAAGTTGATGTGATCCCACGCGACCAGGCCTCGCTCGCCGTACGAGCGGGCCAGCGCAACGTGGTAGGCGGAGTCGATCGTCACCCGCCAGTCGCCCAGCGCGGCGAGCAGCAGCGCGCCGTGCAGGCCCAGCAGAACCAGCGCGGCGGCTATTACCCGGCGATCGCGATTGGAGGCGGTAGCCACAGAGGCGGCGTACACGGGTTCGGTGGCGCAAGACGCGGCGATTCGGAATTATAGTTCGACGCGCCTCCGCGCTTGGACGTCATGGACATCGCTTCAGACCCGGACTCGCATCAGCGCGACCGCACGCTCATCTTTGTGGCGGCCTTCGTGCGCGCTATCGCGATTGCGATGACCGGCGTGCTGCTCGGAGTCTATCTCCATCGGTTGCAATTTTCCGCCACTGCGATCGGCGCGACCATCACGGCCGGGCTGGCAGGCGGCGCGTTGGCCGCGCTGGTGGCGACGTTCACGGCCGACCGCTTCGGCCGCCGACGCTTTCTGCGCTGGATTGCCCTGCTCAGCGCCGCCGGCGGATTCGTGGTCGCCTACGCTTCAGCGGAGAGGGCTGTTATCGCGGCGGCCTTCCTGGGAATGGTCAACGGGATGGGCCGCGACCGAGGCGCGGCGATGATCATCGAACAGGCGATCCTGCCGTCGACGGTCCCCGACGAGCGCCGCACGCACACCTTTGCCGTGTACAACGTCTTGCTCTCGGCGGGGGCGGCGATTGGGGGGCTTATCGCGGGAACGCCGGCGCTCCTCCAGCGCACCGGATGGGTCGCGAGCGAGCTCGGCGCGCTGCGGGCGGGGATGGGGCTTTACGCTGCGCTGATGGCGGCGGTTGCGATTCTCTACCTGTTCCTCAGCCGCGTGGTCGAAAGCGAGCATCCGCAGGCTGGATTCAAGGTCTCGCCGCAAAGCCGCTCGGTGTTGGCTCGCCTCTCGGGCCTGTTCCTGCTCGACAGCCTGGGTGGCGGCTTTCTCACCCAGGCGCTGGTCTCATTCTTCTTCGTCGAACGCTTCGGCGTGAGCGCCGCGGAAGTCGGGATGCTGTTTTTCGGCGCGGCCATCGCCAACGCGCTCTCGCAGTTCGCCGCGGCATGGCTGGCGCGGCGGATCGGGCTCGTCAACACGATGGTGTTCACGCACATTCCGGGAAACCTGCTGATGGTGGCGGTCGCCTTCGCACCGACCTTTCCTATCGCGGCGGTGCTGTTCCTCGCGCGCGAATCGCTGGTCCAGATGGACGTGCCGACACGCCAGTCCTACGTGATGGCGGTGGTTGCGCCTGCGGAACGCACCCTCGCCTCCGGCGTGACCGGATTGGTGCGGATGGGCGGATGGGCGTTGGCACCGACGCTGGCGGGCGCGGTGATGGAAGGGCTGTCGTTGACGACGCCGTTCATCATCGGCCCCGGGCTCAAGGTGCTCTACGATGTACTGCTCTTTCGCGCGTTCAGCGGATTGCGCCCACCCGAGGAACACCGCGCGGCCGCCGGCGCTTCCCGAGCGTAGTCTTCCCCAGCAGCGACGGCGCGTCCGCGGCGGTCAAATATGGCGATGCTTCAATCGGTTGCCGATGCGCGCGCGGTGCGCTTGCGGCAGTGGCGGCAGAGCGCGCGAATCTCGACCGAACATCCGAGCAGCTCGAACTCGCCCAGCCGCTCGCGCCCCTCAAGCAGGGTGTCGAACTCAGGCGCTTCGATATCCTCGACGCGCTTGCATCGCACGCACACCACGTGATGGTGCGGACGGACGTTGCCGTCGTAGCGTGCGGTGTCGTGCAGCGGAGTAACCTTGCGCGCCTCCCCCACGTCGCACAGGCGCTCGAGCGTGCGATGGACGGTGGCGAGCGAGATGTGCGGATGCTCGCGGCGGACGCGGGTGTAGATGCGGTCGGCGCGCGGATGATCACCTGATTCCAGGAGCGCGCGCAGTACGGCGAGACGCTGCGGCGTTACAGGGATTTTCTTGCGCCGGCAGTTGGCGACGAATTCCGCGAGCCGCCTTTGGGCGTAGGCGCCGCGCTCCTGTCCGCCGAACAGCTTAACTTCGCTCATTGATAATAATTATCATCCAGCAAAAGGGGCCCGATCAATGGGCCTTCGCGCAATTTTCGTCTTTCAAAACAGCGGCAGTTTGACCCCGGTCGTGACCAGCGCGCCGCTCAGCACGCCCATCAGCGCCTCGCCTGCCACCAGGCCGGCGGCCAACAGCACTCCCGCGCTACTTTCGCTCTCACCGCCCTCGCGCCGAACGGCGCGCGCCAGCGCTCCCAGCAGGATGGTGACGCTGAGCCCGAACGGAAGATAAAGTCCGATCGCAACCGGCATCACGGGCGTCCGCCACTGCGAGCCGGCCCGCTCCAAGGCGCGGTCGACAATAACGAGCACGCTGGCGAGAATCGCGCCCCCGGCGACCGTTGTCCACGGCAGGCCGCCTGCGAAGACTCCCTGCGCGACCTTGGCCATCAGGAAGGCCTGCGGCGCGGCGAGCGCGCCCGCGCGCGCGGTCGGTGTGCCGGCGATTCCATAGCCTCCGATCAGCAGATTGAGCACTGGCGCCATCACCAGCGACGACGCCAGCGCCCCGACGAGGACT includes these proteins:
- a CDS encoding MFS transporter, producing the protein MDIASDPDSHQRDRTLIFVAAFVRAIAIAMTGVLLGVYLHRLQFSATAIGATITAGLAGGALAALVATFTADRFGRRRFLRWIALLSAAGGFVVAYASAERAVIAAAFLGMVNGMGRDRGAAMIIEQAILPSTVPDERRTHTFAVYNVLLSAGAAIGGLIAGTPALLQRTGWVASELGALRAGMGLYAALMAAVAILYLFLSRVVESEHPQAGFKVSPQSRSVLARLSGLFLLDSLGGGFLTQALVSFFFVERFGVSAAEVGMLFFGAAIANALSQFAAAWLARRIGLVNTMVFTHIPGNLLMVAVAFAPTFPIAAVLFLARESLVQMDVPTRQSYVMAVVAPAERTLASGVTGLVRMGGWALAPTLAGAVMEGLSLTTPFIIGPGLKVLYDVLLFRAFSGLRPPEEHRAAAGASRA
- a CDS encoding transcriptional repressor, whose product is MSEVKLFGGQERGAYAQRRLAEFVANCRRKKIPVTPQRLAVLRALLESGDHPRADRIYTRVRREHPHISLATVHRTLERLCDVGEARKVTPLHDTARYDGNVRPHHHVVCVRCKRVEDIEAPEFDTLLEGRERLGEFELLGCSVEIRALCRHCRKRTARASATD